In one window of Denticeps clupeoides chromosome 2, fDenClu1.1, whole genome shotgun sequence DNA:
- the ncapg2 gene encoding condensin-2 complex subunit G2: MSKRGAFLDSVCRKNTEDFLNFIQLHKDRSEPFELQEVLQELEVASRKGLWARLCKLLQDTVAACPPESWNAGPQEKAVEGMEVDGSSALKRTMMVIQGVTLVATTSVEVIQDGDTYTTLLQCAHLLNNLLSSIPESEGALQQSIYSFFECWWKKGLHGKEELGLTTFLFCLKKSVPDVKRLWSFHELLLNVDFESEQGRQITNLLLLCCLQSNHIKRDEGKRFLVFLFSWNVKFIRMIHSTLKNQLQFIPKAATQHVAEIYFRAWKNASGTFLEEIESTCIQDFMQHAVLLLRTSPVLPKVRQILRYFHKQKFRSGIDEMLYRLYKPILWRALKATNGEVRANATVLLAEAFPLQDPSMSSETMDQVVQKQLDAVFSMLDDPQPLVRSSAILATCTILSKCWELIPSTILTDFMKKLVLQLATDTSSADVRCSVYMCMSVILDNNMSHAVMENLLPVLRTSLHDSSEKVRVAFINFLLKIKAVRAAKFWKVCSMEHLLARLERDTPPVCKRIVDLLFNSFFPVNQSEEVWCERCVTLIQMNSKAARKFYQYVHLYTAPTNVAKLMLAIRKCLNVCIQRAREEDPNDTSSTNKENTSVLDDVLSVRDTASMARLMEVIVILWRSIEKSLQHNDEAQKYVVAKFASVLPEYLRVFQDDRSCNVPLLCMASLLPPASVPTISCGVLSRLKKLEVGAPVSQYSLTLDCLCSWGQAASILELITDWLTEALPKTSGKADKNSSTRRVRVQDMVEAKPDLVLDYLEYILTHPRTRDWVLSLPMGKLKQLLKALSSWKLVLYSCVSTSVKDVSAPNTETALRAFSLHGRLCIHLHHRFPEDRGFLPDLEHSAAWVTERILPLMVAFDDSNGGISEQQLKLTQSVVENCLAVFRDVVNVGLADAEFKGQALDLCSRVLLSDKGYVCIPPLLSVLTMVATDCMSQDSSGQNESLSVHTGVITNIFHKTLEVLAGRLRKEREEGEQVCHSALDALGGFLSVAQEWVSVWPEGHSGVFSSLFAALIVETSHAVCKISHVEEVITPETAKDLPPLSSVILMAVLKSRAVTRSLLSVAAESLDSEEIDSLAGLAAVTHVLTVVRQSGKFKADLKYVATSAQRQLQCQRARAIENSEEIQRLIYESSVRTINEILMP, encoded by the exons ATGTCTAAAAGAGGGGCTTTCCTGGACTCCGTCTGCAGGAAGAACACGGAGGACTTTCTGAACTTCATCCAGCTTCAC AAGGACAGATCTGAGCCGTTCGAGCTGCAGGAAGtcctgcaggagctggaggtggCCTCCAGGAAGGGACTCTGGGCGCGACTCTGCAAGCTGCTGCAGGACACTGTGGCCGCTTGTCCCCCTGAGAGCTGGAATGCTGGTCCCCAGGAGAAGGCTGTTGAGGGCATGGAGGTGGATGGGTCCTCAGCTCTG AAGCGGACCATGATGGTAATTCAGGGGGTGACCTTAGTGGCCACCACCTCTGTGGAAGTTATACAGGATGGAGACACCTACACCACCCTACTGCAGTGCGCTCACCTGCTGAATA ACCTGTTGAGTTCCATTCCTGAGTCAGAGGGGGCGCTGCAGCAGagcatttacagtttttttgagTGCTGGTGGAAGAAAGGCCTACATGGTAAAGAAGAGCTTGGCTTGACTACCTTCCTCTTTTGCCTGAAGAAATCG GTACCTGATGTGAAGAGACTGTGGAGTTTCCatgagctgctgctgaatgTTGACTTTGAGTCTGAACAAGGTCGACAGATCACCAACCTATTGCTCCTGTGCTGCCTCCAAAGCAATCACATCAAACGAGATGAG GGGAAGCGTTTCCTAGTATTCCTCTTCAGCTGGAATGTGAAGTTTATCAGGATGATTCACTCAACCCTCAAAAACCAGCTCCAGTTCATACCCAA GGCTGCCACACAGCATGTGGCAGAGATCTATTTCCGGGCATGGAAGAATGCTTCTGGTACTTTCCTTGAGGAGATTGAGTCCACATGCATCCAAGACTTTATGCAGCATGCTGTCCTCCTGCTGAGGACTTCGCCTGTGCTCCCCAAAGTCCGACAG ATTTTAAGATACTTTCACAAGCAGAAGTTCAGATCGGGAATTGACGAGATGTTGTACAGACTCTACAAGCCCATACTCTGGAGGGCCCTCAAG GCCACAAATGGAGAGGTGCGAGCCAATGCCACTGTGCTTCTTGCTGAAGCTTTTCCTCTTCAGGATCCCAGCATGAGCAGCGAGACCATGGACCAGGTGGTGCAGAAACAGCTGGATGCAGTTTTT TCCATGCTAGATGACCCACAGCCACTGGTGCGCTCCTCTGCAATTTTGGCCACTTGCACCATCCTCTCTAAGTGCTGGGAGCTCATCCCCTCCACCATTCTCACTGACTTCATGAAAAAACTGGTTCTGCAACTCGCCACTGACACCAGTTCAGCTGATGTGAGGTGCTCAGTCTACATG TGCATGTCAGTCATCCTGGACAACAACATGAGTCATGCTGTGATGGAGAACCTGCTCCCAGTGCTGAGAACCAGCCTACACGACAGTTCAGAGAAAGTGCGCGTAGCTTTCATCAACTTTCTGCTCAAGATCAAAGCGGTTCGAGCTGCAAAG TTCTGGAAGGTGTGTTCCATGGAGCACCTCCTGGCTCGACTGGAGAGGGACACCCCCCCTGTGTGTAAGCGAATTGTGGACCTTCTGTTCAACTCCTTTTTCCCCGTAAACCAATCAGAAGAAGTCTGGTGTGAGCGCTGTGTCACCCTCATTCAAATGAACTCCAAAGCAGCCCGCAAGTTCTACCAGTATGTACATCTGTATACCGCCCCTACAAATGTGG CCAAACTCATGCTTGCCATTCGGAAGTGTCTTAATGTTTGCATCCAGAGAGCCAGGGAGGAGGACCCCAATGACACCAGCTCCACCAACAAGGAAAACACCAGT GTGCTGGATGACGTGCTGTCAGTGCGGGACACGGCATCCATGGCTCGTCTCATGGAGGTCATTGTGATCTTGTGGAGGAGCATTGAAAAGTCCCTCCAGCATAATGACGAGGCCCAGAAATATGTTGTTGCAAAGTTTGCCTCTGTGTTGCCAGAGTATCTAAGAGTCTTTCAG GATGATCGCTCCTGCAATGTCCCCCTCCTCTGCATGGCCTCCCTTCTGCCTCCAGCATCTGTGCCCACAATCAG CTGTGGAGTTTTGTCCCGTTTGAAGAAGTTGGAGGTCGGAGCTCCTGTATCTCAGTACAGTCTCACTTTAGACTGCTTGTGCAGCTGGGGGCAGGCAGCTAGTATCCTGGAACTCATTACCGATTGGCTGACTGAGGCACTCCCCAAAACCTCT GGCAAAGCAGATAAAAACAGCTCTACTCGCCGAGTGCGTGTGCAGGATATGGTGGAGGCCAAGCCAGACCTGGTGCTGGACTACTTAGAGTACATACTGACCCACCCAAGAACACGTGACTGGGTCCTTTCCCTGCCCATGGGCAAACTCAAACAGCTGCTCAAGGCCCTGAGCTCCTGGAAG TTGGTGCTCTACTCTTGTGTCAGCACAAGTGTGAAGGATGTTAGTGCGCCCAACACCGAGACTGCACTGAGAGCCTTCAGTCTGCATGGTCGCCTCTGCATCCATCTGCACCACAGA TTCCCAGAGGACCGGGGCTTCCTGCCTGATCTGGAGCACTCAGCAGCATGGGTAACGGAGAGGATCCTGCCTTTAATGGTTGCCTTTGACGACTCTAATGGAGGCATTTCAGAACAGCAGCTGAAGCTCACCCAGAGTGTTGTGGAG AATTGCTTGGCTGTGTTTAGAGATGTGGTGAATGTTGGCTTGGCTGACGCAGAGTTCAAAGGTCAAGCCCTGGACCTGTGCTCGAGGGTCTTGTTGTCAG ACAAGGGTTATGTGTGTATCCCCCCCTTGCTGTCTGTTCTCACCATGGTGGCTACAGACTGCATGTCCCAAGATTCATCAGGGCAGAATGAGTCTTTGTCAGTCCACACTGGTGTGATAACCAACATCTTCCACAAGACCCTGGAGGTGTTGGCGGGTAGACTGcgcaaagagagagaggagggagagcaG GTTTGTCACTCTGCCCTGGATGCATTGGGAGGCTTCCTGAGTGTGGCGCAGGAGTGGGTGTCAGTCTGGCctgagggacacagtggtgTTTTCTCCTCACTCTTTGCTGCTCTGATTGTAGAGACTAGCCATGCCGTGTGCAAG ATCTCACATGTGGAGGAGGTGATAACACCAGAGACGGCTAAAGACCTGCCACCTCTTTCCAGTGTCATTTTAATGGCAGTCCTTAAATCCCGTGCAGTCACCAG GTCTCTTCTCTCTGTAGCCGCCGAGTCTCTGGACTCAGAAGAGATAGATAGCTTGGCAGGACTGGCTGCTGTCACACATGTCCTTACCGTTGTCAGACAGT CTGGCAAGTTTAAGGCAGATCTGAAGTACGTCGCTACATCTGCACAGCGGCAGCTGCAGTGCCAGCGTGCCAGGGCCATAGAGAATAGTGAAGAGATTCAGAG attGATATATGAGTCTTCAGTGAGAACTATAAATGAAATCCTGATGCCTTGA